The Halomicronema hongdechloris C2206 genome includes a window with the following:
- the map gene encoding type I methionyl aminopeptidase, with amino-acid sequence MNILSQLLPKRSTRGRRVRGVELKSEPEIAIMRQAAHIVATVLREIAQQVQPGMTTADLDAYAEKRIREMGATPSFKGYHGFPGSICVCLNDEVVHGIPRRRQVIRAGDLLKVDTGAYYQGFHGDSCITIAVGPVSAEAQRLMQAAERALYAGIAQVKPGNTLLDIAGAIEDSICTDGYTVVEDFTGHGVGRNLHEPPSVFNFRTRQLPNMKLLPGMTLAIEPILNAGSKHTRTLSDRWTVVTVDRALSAQFEHTVLVTPEGHEILTDRNR; translated from the coding sequence ATGAACATTCTCAGCCAACTTTTACCAAAACGTTCCACCAGGGGGCGTCGGGTTCGGGGAGTCGAACTTAAGTCGGAGCCAGAGATCGCCATCATGCGACAGGCTGCCCATATTGTTGCGACGGTGCTACGGGAAATTGCCCAGCAGGTACAACCGGGCATGACCACGGCGGACCTGGATGCCTATGCCGAAAAACGCATTCGCGAAATGGGAGCAACTCCTAGTTTTAAGGGGTATCACGGCTTCCCCGGCTCAATTTGTGTCTGCCTCAACGACGAGGTGGTCCATGGCATCCCGCGGCGGCGTCAGGTGATTCGGGCCGGCGATTTACTCAAGGTGGATACCGGGGCTTATTACCAAGGGTTCCACGGCGATTCCTGTATCACTATTGCTGTTGGCCCAGTGTCTGCGGAGGCGCAACGGCTGATGCAAGCAGCGGAGCGGGCGCTCTACGCCGGCATCGCCCAGGTGAAGCCAGGCAACACGCTGCTAGACATTGCCGGAGCCATTGAAGATTCCATCTGTACCGACGGCTATACGGTGGTGGAAGATTTTACGGGCCATGGGGTGGGGCGCAATCTACATGAGCCCCCCTCGGTCTTTAATTTCCGCACCCGTCAGTTGCCCAACATGAAGTTATTGCCGGGGATGACCCTGGCCATTGAGCCTATTCTCAATGCCGGGTCGAAGCATACCCGCACCCTCAGCGATCGCTGGACCGTGGTGACGGTGGATCGCGCCCTCTCGGCCCAGTTTGAGCATACGGTGTTGGTGACCCCAGAAGGCCATGAGATTTTGACCGATCGCAATCGATAA
- a CDS encoding bifunctional 4-hydroxy-2-oxoglutarate aldolase/2-dehydro-3-deoxy-phosphogluconate aldolase produces the protein MSVPIECRSVSSQWLSLLARYRAIAVIRAPNITLGRQMAAAVAAGGMGLIEITWTSLEAAKLVAQLRSELPHCRIGVGTVMTEPDLKDAIAAGAQFCFSPHTDVALLRQAQAQQIPMIPGALTPSEIVTAWQAGASSVKVFPIRAMGGADYIQSLQGPLGHIPLIPTGGVTLENAASLLTAGAVAVGLAGQLFPAAAVASGDWAVVRGQAEKLRQQLNGAAYRQNTP, from the coding sequence ATGAGTGTCCCTATTGAGTGCAGATCTGTGAGCTCTCAATGGTTGAGTTTATTGGCTCGTTATCGGGCGATTGCAGTGATTCGTGCCCCCAATATTACCCTAGGGCGGCAGATGGCGGCGGCGGTGGCTGCCGGAGGCATGGGGCTGATTGAAATCACCTGGACTAGCCTCGAGGCCGCAAAGCTGGTGGCCCAACTACGCTCGGAGTTACCCCACTGCCGGATTGGGGTGGGTACGGTGATGACAGAGCCGGATCTCAAGGATGCGATCGCAGCCGGGGCCCAATTCTGTTTCTCGCCCCATACCGACGTGGCCTTGCTGCGACAGGCCCAGGCCCAGCAGATTCCTATGATTCCGGGAGCCCTTACCCCCAGCGAAATCGTCACCGCCTGGCAGGCTGGCGCCAGCAGCGTCAAAGTATTTCCCATCCGGGCCATGGGCGGTGCCGACTATATCCAAAGTCTACAGGGTCCCCTAGGGCATATCCCCTTGATTCCCACCGGTGGCGTCACCCTGGAGAATGCTGCCTCTCTCCTGACCGCCGGAGCCGTGGCTGTGGGATTGGCCGGGCAGCTGTTTCCAGCCGCGGCCGTAGCCAGTGGTGATTGGGCGGTCGTGCGTGGCCAGGCTGAAAAGTTGCGACAGCAATTGAACGGGGCCGCCTACCGCCAGAACACTCCCTAG
- a CDS encoding DUF4336 domain-containing protein, which yields MSGPGNEALKQQPPDQQQRRDWAWPFWPVVPLYPYGRRRTLRREIIKDTVWVFEQLQGIFYVIVPIRMTVICLEGGGLLVYAPVAPTRECIRLMRQLESYYGPVQYIVMSTVTGIEHKVFVGPFARHFPQAQVYVVPHQWSYPLNLPLSWLGLPPRRSQYLATDSSQSPFADQFDYALLGPVRLGFGPFAEVALCHRASRTLLVTDTVMAIPAEPPDVLQLDPYPLLFHAREHGLDPIHDTPANRRKGWQRIALFSFYFRPGPLQVLGLGEALREARQAPDHSLKAYGGVYPFRWQDTWQQSFEHLWRGGRPFVAPVLQMLILNRDPNMVEAWVNRVAQWQFERIIPAHFEAPIAAGPLLFRQAFDFLGVSDDNDGSPLPTADVALLQQLEQTLSQRGALPPRP from the coding sequence GTGTCAGGGCCAGGCAATGAAGCATTAAAGCAGCAGCCACCAGATCAACAACAACGGCGTGACTGGGCTTGGCCGTTCTGGCCGGTGGTTCCCCTCTATCCCTATGGCAGGCGACGCACCCTGCGGCGAGAAATCATCAAAGATACCGTCTGGGTCTTCGAGCAACTGCAGGGCATTTTCTATGTGATCGTGCCCATTCGCATGACCGTGATTTGCCTGGAGGGGGGTGGACTGTTGGTCTATGCACCAGTGGCTCCCACTCGGGAATGTATACGCCTGATGCGACAGCTAGAGAGCTACTACGGCCCGGTGCAATATATTGTCATGTCTACGGTCACGGGCATTGAACATAAGGTGTTTGTGGGTCCCTTTGCCCGCCACTTTCCCCAGGCTCAGGTCTATGTTGTGCCCCATCAGTGGAGCTATCCCCTCAACCTGCCCTTAAGTTGGCTGGGATTGCCGCCACGGCGGAGCCAGTATCTGGCTACCGATAGCAGCCAGAGTCCGTTTGCCGACCAATTTGACTATGCTCTGTTAGGTCCGGTTCGTCTGGGGTTCGGCCCCTTTGCTGAGGTGGCCCTCTGCCATCGGGCCTCCCGTACCTTGCTAGTGACCGATACGGTGATGGCAATTCCAGCAGAGCCTCCCGATGTCTTGCAGCTTGATCCCTATCCGCTGTTATTCCATGCCCGCGAGCATGGCCTAGACCCCATCCATGACACTCCGGCTAATCGTCGCAAGGGTTGGCAGCGCATAGCCCTCTTTTCCTTCTATTTTCGCCCTGGTCCTCTGCAAGTGCTGGGCTTGGGAGAAGCCTTGAGGGAGGCTCGTCAGGCTCCAGACCACTCCCTCAAGGCCTATGGAGGGGTGTATCCCTTCCGCTGGCAAGATACCTGGCAGCAGTCCTTTGAGCATCTCTGGCGGGGAGGGCGGCCGTTTGTAGCCCCGGTGTTGCAGATGCTGATTTTGAATCGCGACCCCAACATGGTAGAGGCATGGGTCAATCGGGTGGCCCAGTGGCAGTTTGAGCGGATCATTCCGGCCCACTTTGAGGCCCCGATTGCGGCAGGTCCTTTACTATTTCGCCAGGCCTTCGACTTCCTAGGGGTGTCTGACGACAATGACGGCTCTCCCTTGCCGACTGCGGATGTGGCCTTGCTGCAGCAATTGGAGCAAACCCTAAGCCAACGGGGGGCACTGCCGCCTAGACCATGA